In Cervus elaphus chromosome 31, mCerEla1.1, whole genome shotgun sequence, one DNA window encodes the following:
- the LOC122687572 gene encoding keratin-associated protein 27-1 yields MTQRPVQSLKNFYSAPPLSAIVHESNVTKFEDGFFLPSSCYSRTWLLDTFPETYRKTTSCITPGGERELHREESCVQNVCLSRVVQTTCPNSRPCERTACQSRSPSAVLECVSQPCQSGSSQQTGLVVQSCQPVSNTAKPCPPKTYVSKSCQTLEWDCSQCQAQSPASSSCSSLAYVTPESQLLETSSNTYEPTCCVTGGSSLPSE; encoded by the coding sequence ATGACCCAGAGACCTGTCCAGTCGCTCAAGAACTTCTACAGTGCCCCACCTCTCTCTGCCATTGTCCATGAATCGAATGTTACAAAGTTTGAAGATGGATTCTTTTTACCCAGCAGTTGCTACAGCAGGACCTGGCTCCTGGACACCTTTCCAGAAACCTACAGGAAGACCACCAGCTGCATAACACCTGGAGGTGAACGGGAATTACACAGAGAGGAGAGCTGTGTGCAAAATGTCTGTCTCTCCAGAGTCGTCCAAACAACTTGTCCTAATTCCAGGCCCTGTGAAAGGACAGCATGCCAGTCAAGAAGTCCCTCGGCAGTGTTGGAGTGTGTTTCTCAGCCTTGCCAGTCAGGAAGTAGCCAGCAAACGGGGCTTGTAGTCCAGAGCTGCCAACCTGTGAGCAACACTGCAAAGCCTTGTCCACCCAAGACGTACGTGTCTAAGAGTTGCCAGACTCTGGAATGGGACTGTAGCCAGTGCCAAGCTCAGAGCCCTGCATCCAGCTCCTGTAGCTCTTTGGCCTATGTCACACCCGAGTCACAGCTCCTGGAAACTTCTTCTAACACTTATGAGCCAACTTGCTGTGTTACTGGTGGGTCGTCATTGCctagtgagtaa